From the Anser cygnoides isolate HZ-2024a breed goose chromosome 24, Taihu_goose_T2T_genome, whole genome shotgun sequence genome, one window contains:
- the LOC125183887 gene encoding discoidin, CUB and LCCL domain-containing protein 1-like isoform X2, producing MRAGGGGGGGGGGALGLALALLRRCLLLGPLGLRPAGGQDGDGCGHTVLAARSGTLSSRNYPGTYPNHTACRWRLRAPPGTSLILVFGDVDLEPSESCARSSLLLAHPESGATYGPYCRNAGPAASRLATNWSAATVLFRSGSHRSGRGLLLSYASSQHPDVVSCLKRGTHLSQEHTSVYCPAGCKDIEGDIWGNVRQGYRDTSVLCKAAVHAGVIADETGGQVTLSQEKGITLYESAFANGLHSKRGSLSEKRLLFHKACGDALEVAAFNASSWWQEVDELGQERGWAAERAALGTPSPSWAAEPGAETAWLELDLGTRRNVTGIVTKGSEMYDYYVTSYRVSSSRDGKNWRPYRGSGGQEDKVFEGNVDGRGEVSNAFIPPIVTRYLRVTPLSWHQRVAMKVALLGCQLARARAPRPYAPGGPEEVPLPVPTGRTPVPGVALDPEKAGSTLLVMLLVGGFVLLCSSLLLLAFLCRRRRKPAAELNCGLAKGYPKLESSPGCSLGSLPPPGSTPPSFPAAALLGDLSQPPSPEYAEPDVVQVSPSSQPGPSTFKPAPDEGYMLPLVVSHYAVPGQYHEYAEPLPPEPEYATPFGDPEPVGTRRSPCGIAGHPGAPSRTGSPESPPARYDAPTLPPGEPRGCGGVNAAPRGELPPTPRGDSPSPEPPLSHVYHEAW from the exons GGGACGGCTGCGGCCACACGGTGCTGGCGGCGCGCAGCGGGACGCTGAGCTCCAGGAACTACCCGGGCACGTACCCCAACCACACGGCCTGTCGCTGGCGGCTgcgcgccccccccggcacctcccTCATCCTCGTCTTCGGGGACGTCGACCTGGAGCCCTCGGAGAGCTGCgcccgcagctccctgctgctcgCCCACCCCGAGAGCGGGGCCACCTACG GGCCCTACTGCAGGAacgccggccccgccgcctcgcgCCTGGCCACCAACTGGAGCGCCGCCACCGTCCTCTTCCGCAGCGGCAGCCACCGCTCGGGCCGAGGCCTCCTCCTGTCCTACGCCAGCTCGCAGCACCCag ACGTGGTCTCCTGCTTGAAGAGAGGCACCCACCTGTCCCAGGAGCACACCAG CGTGTACTGCCCCGCCGGCTGCAAGGACATCGAGGGGGACATCTGGGGCAACGTCCGCCAGGGCTACCGGGAC ACCTCGGTGCTGTGCAAGGCGGCCGTGCACGCCGGGGTGATCGCGGACGAGACGGGCGGGCAGGTCACCCTGTCCCAGGAGAAGGGCATCACGCTCTACGAGTCCGCCTTCGCCAACGGGCTCCACTCCAAAAG GGGCTCCCTGTCGGAGAAGCGTCTCCTGTTCCACAAAG CCTGCGGCGACGCCCTGGAGGTGGCCGCCTTCAACGCCTCGTCCTGGTGGCAGGAGGTGGatgagctggggcaggagcggggctgggcggcCGAGCGGGcggccctgggcacccccagcccctcctgggcGGCCGAACCCGGCGCCGAGACCGCCTGGCTGGAGCTGGACCTGGGCACCCGCAGGAACGTCACAG GGATCGTCACGAAGGGCTCCGAGATGTACGACTACTACGTGACGTCCTACCGCGTGTCCTCCAGCCGCGACGGGAAGAACTGGAGACCCTACAGGGGCAGCGGGGGCCAGGAGGACAAG GTGTTCGAAGGAAACGTGGACGGCCGCGGGGAGGTCTCCAACGCCTTCATCCCCCCGATCGTGACCCGCTACCTGCGCGTCACCCCCCTCAGCTGGCACCAGCGCGTCGCCATGAaggtggccctgctgggctgccagctgGCGCGGGCGCGCGCCCCGCGGCCCTACG CGCCCGGCGGCCCCGAGGAGGTcccgctccccgtccccaccgGCCGCACGCCCGTGCCCGGTGTCGCCCTGGACCCCGAGAAGGCCG gctCCACGCTGCTGGTGATGCTGCTCGTCGGCGGCTTcgtcctcctctgctccagcctcctgctgctggccttcctCTGCCGCAGGAGGAG GAAGCCAGCGGCCGAGCTGAACTGCGGGCTCGCGAAAG GGTACCCCAAGCTGGAGTCGAGCCCGGGgtgctccctggggagcctgccGCCCCCCGGCTCCACGCCGCCCTCCTTCCCCGCGGCGGCCCTGCTGGGAGACCTGAGCCAGCCCCCTTCGCCAG AGTACGCCGAGCCGGACGTGGTGCAGGtgagccccagcagccagccgGGGCCTTCCACCTTCAAACCGGCCCCGGACGAGGGCTACATGCTGCCGCTGGTCGTGAGCCACTACGCCGTGCCGGGACAGTACCACGAGTACGCCGAGCCGCTGCCGCCCGAGCCGGAATACGCCACGCCGTTCGGCGACCCCGAGCCCGTCGGCACCCGTCGGAGCCCCTGCGGCATCGCGGGGCACCCCGGTGCCCCGAGCCGCACCGGCTCCCCGGAATCGCCCCCGGCACGGTACGATGCGCCCACCCTGCCGCCCGGGGAACCCCGGGGATGCGGCGGGGTGAACGCAGCCCCCCGAGGGgagctgccccccaccccccgtgGGGACAGCCCCTCGCCCGAGCCTCCCCTCTCGCACGTGTACCACGAAGCCTGGTGA
- the LOC125183887 gene encoding discoidin, CUB and LCCL domain-containing protein 1-like isoform X3 produces MRAGGGGGGGGGGALGLALALLRRCLLLGPLGLRPAGGQDGDGCGHTVLAARSGTLSSRNYPGTYPNHTACRWRLRAPPGTSLILVFGDVDLEPSESCARSSLLLAHPESGATYGPYCRNAGPAASRLATNWSAATVLFRSGSHRSGRGLLLSYASSQHPDVVSCLKRGTHLSQEHTSVYCPAGCKDIEGDIWGNVRQGYRDTSVLCKAAVHAGVIADETGGQVTLSQEKGITLYESAFANGLHSKRGSLSEKRLLFHKACGDALEVAAFNASSWWQEVDELGQERGWAAERAALGTPSPSWAAEPGAETAWLELDLGTRRNVTGIVTKGSEMYDYYVTSYRVSSSRDGKNWRPYRGSGGQEDKVFEGNVDGRGEVSNAFIPPIVTRYLRVTPLSWHQRVAMKVALLGCQLARARAPRPYAPGGPEEVPLPVPTGRTPVPGVALDPEKAGSTLLVMLLVGGFVLLCSSLLLLAFLCRRRRKPAAELNCGLAKEYAEPDVVQVSPSSQPGPSTFKPAPDEGYMLPLVVSHYAVPGQYHEYAEPLPPEPEYATPFGDPEPVGTRRSPCGIAGHPGAPSRTGSPESPPARYDAPTLPPGEPRGCGGVNAAPRGELPPTPRGDSPSPEPPLSHVYHEAW; encoded by the exons GGGACGGCTGCGGCCACACGGTGCTGGCGGCGCGCAGCGGGACGCTGAGCTCCAGGAACTACCCGGGCACGTACCCCAACCACACGGCCTGTCGCTGGCGGCTgcgcgccccccccggcacctcccTCATCCTCGTCTTCGGGGACGTCGACCTGGAGCCCTCGGAGAGCTGCgcccgcagctccctgctgctcgCCCACCCCGAGAGCGGGGCCACCTACG GGCCCTACTGCAGGAacgccggccccgccgcctcgcgCCTGGCCACCAACTGGAGCGCCGCCACCGTCCTCTTCCGCAGCGGCAGCCACCGCTCGGGCCGAGGCCTCCTCCTGTCCTACGCCAGCTCGCAGCACCCag ACGTGGTCTCCTGCTTGAAGAGAGGCACCCACCTGTCCCAGGAGCACACCAG CGTGTACTGCCCCGCCGGCTGCAAGGACATCGAGGGGGACATCTGGGGCAACGTCCGCCAGGGCTACCGGGAC ACCTCGGTGCTGTGCAAGGCGGCCGTGCACGCCGGGGTGATCGCGGACGAGACGGGCGGGCAGGTCACCCTGTCCCAGGAGAAGGGCATCACGCTCTACGAGTCCGCCTTCGCCAACGGGCTCCACTCCAAAAG GGGCTCCCTGTCGGAGAAGCGTCTCCTGTTCCACAAAG CCTGCGGCGACGCCCTGGAGGTGGCCGCCTTCAACGCCTCGTCCTGGTGGCAGGAGGTGGatgagctggggcaggagcggggctgggcggcCGAGCGGGcggccctgggcacccccagcccctcctgggcGGCCGAACCCGGCGCCGAGACCGCCTGGCTGGAGCTGGACCTGGGCACCCGCAGGAACGTCACAG GGATCGTCACGAAGGGCTCCGAGATGTACGACTACTACGTGACGTCCTACCGCGTGTCCTCCAGCCGCGACGGGAAGAACTGGAGACCCTACAGGGGCAGCGGGGGCCAGGAGGACAAG GTGTTCGAAGGAAACGTGGACGGCCGCGGGGAGGTCTCCAACGCCTTCATCCCCCCGATCGTGACCCGCTACCTGCGCGTCACCCCCCTCAGCTGGCACCAGCGCGTCGCCATGAaggtggccctgctgggctgccagctgGCGCGGGCGCGCGCCCCGCGGCCCTACG CGCCCGGCGGCCCCGAGGAGGTcccgctccccgtccccaccgGCCGCACGCCCGTGCCCGGTGTCGCCCTGGACCCCGAGAAGGCCG gctCCACGCTGCTGGTGATGCTGCTCGTCGGCGGCTTcgtcctcctctgctccagcctcctgctgctggccttcctCTGCCGCAGGAGGAG GAAGCCAGCGGCCGAGCTGAACTGCGGGCTCGCGAAAG AGTACGCCGAGCCGGACGTGGTGCAGGtgagccccagcagccagccgGGGCCTTCCACCTTCAAACCGGCCCCGGACGAGGGCTACATGCTGCCGCTGGTCGTGAGCCACTACGCCGTGCCGGGACAGTACCACGAGTACGCCGAGCCGCTGCCGCCCGAGCCGGAATACGCCACGCCGTTCGGCGACCCCGAGCCCGTCGGCACCCGTCGGAGCCCCTGCGGCATCGCGGGGCACCCCGGTGCCCCGAGCCGCACCGGCTCCCCGGAATCGCCCCCGGCACGGTACGATGCGCCCACCCTGCCGCCCGGGGAACCCCGGGGATGCGGCGGGGTGAACGCAGCCCCCCGAGGGgagctgccccccaccccccgtgGGGACAGCCCCTCGCCCGAGCCTCCCCTCTCGCACGTGTACCACGAAGCCTGGTGA
- the LOC125183887 gene encoding discoidin, CUB and LCCL domain-containing protein 1-like isoform X1 produces the protein MRAGGGGGGGGGGALGLALALLRRCLLLGPLGLRPAGGQDGDGCGHTVLAARSGTLSSRNYPGTYPNHTACRWRLRAPPGTSLILVFGDVDLEPSESCARSSLLLAHPESGATYGPYCRNAGPAASRLATNWSAATVLFRSGSHRSGRGLLLSYASSQHPDVVSCLKRGTHLSQEHTSVYCPAGCKDIEGDIWGNVRQGYRDTSVLCKAAVHAGVIADETGGQVTLSQEKGITLYESAFANGLHSKRGSLSEKRLLFHKACGDALEVAAFNASSWWQEVDELGQERGWAAERAALGTPSPSWAAEPGAETAWLELDLGTRRNVTGIVTKGSEMYDYYVTSYRVSSSRDGKNWRPYRGSGGQEDKVFEGNVDGRGEVSNAFIPPIVTRYLRVTPLSWHQRVAMKVALLGCQLARARAPRPYAPGGPEEVPLPVPTGRTPVPGVALDPEKAGSTLLVMLLVGGFVLLCSSLLLLAFLCRRRRWVPAGSPPPQKLRRAAGRVPGGQEGCGQHRGGAGQPLTLVPLSPRRKPAAELNCGLAKGYPKLESSPGCSLGSLPPPGSTPPSFPAAALLGDLSQPPSPEYAEPDVVQVSPSSQPGPSTFKPAPDEGYMLPLVVSHYAVPGQYHEYAEPLPPEPEYATPFGDPEPVGTRRSPCGIAGHPGAPSRTGSPESPPARYDAPTLPPGEPRGCGGVNAAPRGELPPTPRGDSPSPEPPLSHVYHEAW, from the exons GGGACGGCTGCGGCCACACGGTGCTGGCGGCGCGCAGCGGGACGCTGAGCTCCAGGAACTACCCGGGCACGTACCCCAACCACACGGCCTGTCGCTGGCGGCTgcgcgccccccccggcacctcccTCATCCTCGTCTTCGGGGACGTCGACCTGGAGCCCTCGGAGAGCTGCgcccgcagctccctgctgctcgCCCACCCCGAGAGCGGGGCCACCTACG GGCCCTACTGCAGGAacgccggccccgccgcctcgcgCCTGGCCACCAACTGGAGCGCCGCCACCGTCCTCTTCCGCAGCGGCAGCCACCGCTCGGGCCGAGGCCTCCTCCTGTCCTACGCCAGCTCGCAGCACCCag ACGTGGTCTCCTGCTTGAAGAGAGGCACCCACCTGTCCCAGGAGCACACCAG CGTGTACTGCCCCGCCGGCTGCAAGGACATCGAGGGGGACATCTGGGGCAACGTCCGCCAGGGCTACCGGGAC ACCTCGGTGCTGTGCAAGGCGGCCGTGCACGCCGGGGTGATCGCGGACGAGACGGGCGGGCAGGTCACCCTGTCCCAGGAGAAGGGCATCACGCTCTACGAGTCCGCCTTCGCCAACGGGCTCCACTCCAAAAG GGGCTCCCTGTCGGAGAAGCGTCTCCTGTTCCACAAAG CCTGCGGCGACGCCCTGGAGGTGGCCGCCTTCAACGCCTCGTCCTGGTGGCAGGAGGTGGatgagctggggcaggagcggggctgggcggcCGAGCGGGcggccctgggcacccccagcccctcctgggcGGCCGAACCCGGCGCCGAGACCGCCTGGCTGGAGCTGGACCTGGGCACCCGCAGGAACGTCACAG GGATCGTCACGAAGGGCTCCGAGATGTACGACTACTACGTGACGTCCTACCGCGTGTCCTCCAGCCGCGACGGGAAGAACTGGAGACCCTACAGGGGCAGCGGGGGCCAGGAGGACAAG GTGTTCGAAGGAAACGTGGACGGCCGCGGGGAGGTCTCCAACGCCTTCATCCCCCCGATCGTGACCCGCTACCTGCGCGTCACCCCCCTCAGCTGGCACCAGCGCGTCGCCATGAaggtggccctgctgggctgccagctgGCGCGGGCGCGCGCCCCGCGGCCCTACG CGCCCGGCGGCCCCGAGGAGGTcccgctccccgtccccaccgGCCGCACGCCCGTGCCCGGTGTCGCCCTGGACCCCGAGAAGGCCG gctCCACGCTGCTGGTGATGCTGCTCGTCGGCGGCTTcgtcctcctctgctccagcctcctgctgctggccttcctCTGCCGCAGGAGGAGGTGGGTCCCGGCCggcagcccccctccccaaaagctGCGTCGGGCTGCTGGCCGTGTCccgggggggcaggagggatgcGGCCAGCACAGGGGGGGCGCAGGGCAGCCCCTCACCCTCGTCCCGCTCTCCCCTCGCAGGAAGCCAGCGGCCGAGCTGAACTGCGGGCTCGCGAAAG GGTACCCCAAGCTGGAGTCGAGCCCGGGgtgctccctggggagcctgccGCCCCCCGGCTCCACGCCGCCCTCCTTCCCCGCGGCGGCCCTGCTGGGAGACCTGAGCCAGCCCCCTTCGCCAG AGTACGCCGAGCCGGACGTGGTGCAGGtgagccccagcagccagccgGGGCCTTCCACCTTCAAACCGGCCCCGGACGAGGGCTACATGCTGCCGCTGGTCGTGAGCCACTACGCCGTGCCGGGACAGTACCACGAGTACGCCGAGCCGCTGCCGCCCGAGCCGGAATACGCCACGCCGTTCGGCGACCCCGAGCCCGTCGGCACCCGTCGGAGCCCCTGCGGCATCGCGGGGCACCCCGGTGCCCCGAGCCGCACCGGCTCCCCGGAATCGCCCCCGGCACGGTACGATGCGCCCACCCTGCCGCCCGGGGAACCCCGGGGATGCGGCGGGGTGAACGCAGCCCCCCGAGGGgagctgccccccaccccccgtgGGGACAGCCCCTCGCCCGAGCCTCCCCTCTCGCACGTGTACCACGAAGCCTGGTGA